From Solea senegalensis isolate Sse05_10M linkage group LG19, IFAPA_SoseM_1, whole genome shotgun sequence, the proteins below share one genomic window:
- the cacng3b gene encoding voltage-dependent calcium channel gamma-3 subunit, with the protein MKMLMCDRGVQMLVTTVGAFAAFSLMTIAVGTDYWLYSRGVCRVKSSGDNDTSRKNEEVMTHSGLWRTCCLEGTFRGVCKKIDHFPEDADYEADAAEYLLRAVRASSIFPIMSVGLLFLGGLCVAASEFYRSRHNVILSAGIFFVSAGLSNIIGIIVYISANSGDPGQSDSKKSYSYGWSFYFGALSFIMAEMVGVLAVHMFIEKHRKQRAKSRTELIKKSAFSRIPSYRYRFRRRSSVRSSEAPSRDASPLGKGGYTGPAASEMPMYTLNPREAGNAGTKPGSGMGGLLNSEREFLQSSTLTKDYSKDPNRRTTPV; encoded by the exons ATGAAGATGCTGATGTGTGACCGCGGCGTCCAGATGCTCGTAACGACGGTGGGCGCGTTCGCCGCCTTCAGCCTTATGACCATCGCCGTGGGTACCGACTACTGGCTGTACTCGCGCGGGGTCTGTCGCGTGAAGAGCAGCGGCGACAACGACACGAGCCGCAAGAACGAGGAGGTGATGACGCACTCCGGCCTCTGGCGAACCTGCTGTCTGGAAG GAACATTCAGAGGCGTGTGTAAGAAGATTGACCACTTCCCGGAGGACGCGGACTATGAAGCGGATGCTGCTGAATATCTGCTCC GTGCTGTGCGTGCCTCCAGTATCTTCCCCATCATGAGTGTGGGTCTGCTGTTCCTGGGCGGGCTCTGCGTGGCCGCCAGTGAGTTTTACCGGAGTCGACACAACGTCATCCTCAGTGCGGGAATCTTCTTCGTCTCCGCAG gCCTGAGTAACATCATTGGAATTATTGTTTACATCTCGGCTAACTCGGGCGACCCGGGCCAGAGCGACAGCAAGAAGTCGTACTCTTACGGCTGGTCTTTCTACTTTGGCGCCCTCTCCTTCATCATGGCGGAGATGGTGGGCGTGCTGGCCGTGCACATGTTCATCGAGAAACACCGCAAGCAACGAGCCAAGTCCCGCACCGAGCTCATCAAGAAATCCGCGTTCAGCCGCATCCCCTCCTACCGCTACCGCTTCCGGCGCCGCTCCAGCGTGCGCTCCTCCGAGGCCCCCAGCCGCGACGCCTCACCCCTGGGGAAGGGTGGCTACACGGGGCCCGCCGCCTCTGAGATGCCCATGTACACGCTGAACCCACGTGAGGCGGGAAACGCCGGCACCAAACCCGGCAGCGGCATGGGCGGGCTGCTCAACTCAGAGAGGGAGTTCCTCCAGAGCAGCACGCTCACTAAAGACTACAGCAAGGACCCCAACCGCAGGACCACACCTGTCTGA